The Lentzea guizhouensis genome contains a region encoding:
- a CDS encoding MBL fold metallo-hydrolase — translation MQEIVLGDVTVTRVTEYYGSVDMSPKTFFPESPESAWREHEHWLAPDFVDLETGVCVSAIQTWVLRSGGRTILVDTGVGNHKERPYSPVWSHLNTGFLGNLERAGVRPQDVDLVVNTHLHVDHVGWNTYLDDRTWVPTFPNATYLMPKADFDFWNPANGHRPNLGRGNQNVFEDSVAPVHEAGLTLLWEGSHRIDGNLALELAPGHTPGSSVLTLDSGGDRALFVGDLLHTALQLVEPDTNSCFCEDPAEARATRRRLLGRAADENALVIPAHLGGHGGAEVVREGGKFAIKTWAPFARL, via the coding sequence GTGCAGGAGATCGTGCTGGGTGACGTCACCGTCACCCGAGTCACCGAGTACTACGGCTCGGTCGACATGTCGCCGAAGACCTTCTTCCCCGAGAGCCCCGAAAGTGCGTGGCGCGAGCACGAACACTGGCTCGCCCCCGACTTCGTCGACCTGGAGACCGGCGTCTGCGTCTCCGCGATCCAGACCTGGGTCCTGCGCAGCGGGGGCAGGACGATCCTGGTCGACACCGGCGTCGGCAACCACAAGGAACGGCCCTACTCCCCGGTGTGGAGCCACCTGAACACCGGCTTCCTCGGCAACCTCGAACGCGCCGGGGTGCGGCCACAGGACGTCGACCTGGTGGTCAACACCCACCTGCACGTCGACCACGTCGGCTGGAACACCTACCTCGACGACCGGACCTGGGTGCCGACCTTCCCCAACGCCACCTACCTCATGCCCAAGGCCGACTTCGACTTCTGGAACCCGGCCAACGGCCACCGGCCGAATCTGGGCCGTGGCAACCAGAACGTCTTCGAGGACAGCGTCGCCCCGGTGCACGAGGCCGGTCTCACGCTGCTGTGGGAGGGCAGCCACCGGATCGACGGGAACCTCGCGCTGGAGCTCGCGCCGGGGCACACGCCCGGTTCCTCCGTGCTCACCCTCGACTCAGGCGGCGACCGCGCGTTGTTCGTCGGCGACCTGCTGCACACCGCCCTGCAGCTCGTCGAGCCCGACACGAACAGCTGCTTCTGCGAGGACCCGGCGGAGGCCAGGGCGACGCGGCGGCGGCTGCTCGGCCGGGCTGCGGACGAGAACGCGCTCGTCATCCCCGCCCACCTCGGCGGGCACGGCGGCGCGGAGGTCGTCCGCGAAGGCGGCAAGTTCGCCATCAAGACCTGGGCGCCGTTCGCCCGTCTCTGA
- a CDS encoding carboxylesterase/lipase family protein, which translates to MSHPIVTTTEGAVRGRATEHAHVFLDIPYAAPPTGAARFAAPAPHASWPDVRDGTRPGPTAPQPHRDGFGALDMSVYFGPGWVRGDDYLTVNVWAPPRATRSPVMVFVHGGGFITGSTGSELYDGTSFARDGVVLVTLNYRLGIPGFLDLPGAPPNRGMLDVVAALRWVRRNIEAFGGDPGNVTLFGQSAGATIVGGVLAGSGASGLFHRAIVQSGSGLGAFSPEQAARVTAAAATALGVEPATADFARISDEDFVEVLRELGGLDLATSTRFDPLLGLSPFSLVLDRQPAEAVAAGAGAEVALMVGTNTEEGNLYLVPQGNLASSTEEDVLGVAARMHRDPAVLVERFRARHPGASAGELRSALVGEALFGAGSRRLAEAHAARAHTYEFAWRSSAVDGLLGAAHTVELPYVFDCLDLPALRGPRGLLGPAEPPAELAAQVHGAWVSFARSGDPGWPATRTHRFTGPYGGS; encoded by the coding sequence GTGTCCCACCCGATCGTCACCACCACCGAAGGCGCCGTCCGAGGTCGTGCCACCGAGCACGCGCACGTCTTCCTCGACATCCCCTACGCGGCACCACCGACCGGCGCGGCCAGGTTCGCCGCTCCGGCGCCCCACGCGTCCTGGCCCGACGTCCGGGACGGCACCCGGCCGGGACCGACTGCTCCCCAGCCGCACCGCGACGGGTTCGGCGCCCTGGACATGTCCGTCTACTTCGGACCCGGCTGGGTGCGCGGCGACGACTACCTCACCGTCAACGTGTGGGCGCCACCGCGGGCCACGCGCAGCCCGGTCATGGTTTTCGTGCACGGTGGTGGTTTCATCACCGGCTCCACCGGGTCCGAGCTCTACGACGGCACGTCGTTCGCCCGCGACGGCGTGGTGCTCGTGACCCTGAACTACCGGCTCGGCATCCCCGGCTTCCTCGACCTGCCCGGCGCGCCGCCCAACCGCGGGATGCTCGACGTCGTGGCCGCGCTGCGCTGGGTCAGGCGCAACATCGAGGCGTTCGGAGGCGATCCGGGCAACGTCACGCTGTTCGGCCAGTCGGCGGGCGCGACGATCGTCGGTGGCGTGCTGGCCGGCTCCGGGGCGAGCGGCCTGTTCCACCGCGCCATCGTGCAGAGCGGCAGCGGTCTGGGCGCTTTCTCCCCGGAGCAGGCGGCACGGGTGACCGCCGCGGCGGCCACCGCACTCGGCGTCGAACCGGCGACGGCGGACTTCGCCCGGATCTCGGACGAGGACTTCGTCGAGGTGCTGCGCGAGCTCGGTGGGCTGGACCTGGCGACGAGCACCCGGTTCGACCCGTTGCTCGGCCTCAGCCCGTTCAGCCTGGTCCTCGACCGGCAACCGGCCGAAGCCGTGGCCGCGGGTGCCGGTGCGGAGGTTGCGTTGATGGTCGGCACGAACACCGAGGAGGGCAACCTCTACCTGGTACCGCAGGGAAATCTGGCTAGTTCGACCGAGGAGGACGTGTTGGGCGTGGCCGCGCGGATGCACCGCGATCCGGCCGTGCTGGTGGAGCGGTTCCGTGCACGGCATCCAGGGGCGAGCGCGGGGGAGCTGCGTTCAGCGCTTGTGGGCGAAGCCCTGTTCGGCGCCGGTAGCCGCCGGCTCGCTGAGGCACACGCAGCCCGTGCTCACACCTACGAGTTCGCCTGGCGATCGTCTGCAGTGGACGGTCTGCTCGGGGCTGCTCACACGGTGGAGCTGCCGTACGTGTTCGACTGCCTCGACCTCCCCGCCCTGCGCGGCCCTCGCGGACTGCTCGGCCCGGCGGAACCTCCCGCGGAGCTGGCGGCACAGGTGCACGGGGCGTGGGTGAGCTTCGCCCGCAGCGGGGACCCCGGCTGGCCCGCAACACGGACACACCGCTTCACCGGGCCGTACGGCGGTTCGTGA